The DNA segment CATGGTTTATTGTGTGTTTGTAACTTTGTCTGCTTTCATCATGTTCTTTAGTTGATCTCTTGAATTAGGGTTTTATAATAGTTTCATCATGCACCAAAAGTATAATtgttttataatttcatcatgCACCAAAATTATAATTCCATATAACGAAAGCAGGAAGGAGGATGGATATACAATAGTTTTCATCCTAATATATCATGATTccattttaaaaagaaaattcaaagagATGTCGATTAAATTTGGCCAAATTAAATGCATGTTCAGGTTTTGGGTCTCCACTATGGGTGTGAAGTGGAAATATGGTACGAGACTCGAGGAATGATAGATAATAGGCAGTGAGCTTATCTCAGCGATATCGAAGTGAAAAATATCCAGCTATATATAAGAATCGATGTGTAAAAGTGGAAGGATGGCTTTACTCAGACTAGAAGCGTGAATGAGATGAATTCCTCCTGAATCTGGTTCTTACTGCTTCTGAGAAAATGTTATATTCTGATACTGTTGATGTCTCAACCTGTAGCTTTGATGAAGCTTGCCACTTCTTAATAATTTAGACACAGAAGGAACAAGCTTTACACCTACCACACCATAAAGTGTGACATTACAAAGCTCTCGTTACTAGGGTTCTCCATGGCATCACCTGTTAGGGCCATATTGAGATCAATCAAATAACAACCAATTCTTGCTATAGATAAAGAGGGGACGCAGATGGTCTTGGATAGGTGACCTTCAAGCTTCCATCTCCTCGAAAATCTTTCAAGCTCACTCTGGTGTCGTCGTCGCTACCGACGCTTCGGGCTCTCACCTTCTCTTCTGCCGACAGTGGTGTTCCCGTTTGCTTTGTATCTTGAAGCTGTTGTAGTGTGGATACCATCTGGTCCATGGAAGGTCTGAACTTTGCGTCCATGGATAGGCAGTTCTGTGCAAGCGATGCGACCTTCTGCGCTCCATCGAGTGAGTACTGGCCTTCGAGTCGATTATCTATTATACGAAATATCTTGCGCTTGTGTGTGAGATAAGGCCGTGCCCACTCGACCAGATTGTGTTCCCCATGTGGGCGGTTCTTGTCGACGGCACGTCGCCCTGATAGCATTTCGAGAAGAACGACGCCAAAGCTATACACATCACTCTTGGCAGTCAGATGGCCTGCAGTAATAAGATCACAATGTAGAAGATTAACTAATCCATCATGTACACAATGTAAAGAAATATTTTGAAGGAATGAATACCAAGTAACAGCAATAATTTCAATGCTCTTCACAGCTTTTCAGGGTACTCTCTTTGTCCATGTCCACTTGTTTCaacatgatattaattttgatggaAAATGATCATTTGTATCATCTTATAATTTGGAGTGTTTCACTTTTGGTGAAATTTGTCTGAAACAGTTAATAATTCCAAAGGTTGCATATGCCAGAAAGATTTATACTAAAATTTGATGCAACATGATCACGTGCTGACAACATGAAACAAACAGCAACCAAGATGCTAATGCATAAAGCAGTCAATATGCTGCAAAATTACCCGTCGCGAGGTACTCTGGGGCTGCATACCCATATGTTCCCATTACCCTAGTGGATACATGGCTCTTATCACCTGTAGGGCCATCTTTTGCCAAGCCAAAATCAGAGAGTTTTGCGTTGTAATTCTGTGCATTCAGATAAGAGATCAGTTGGAATATGCTGTTACCTCTAAGAGATTTTTCATGGACAGATCAGACTGCATATAGCTGCTATACATACTGTATCAAGTAAAATGTTTGAAGCCTTAAAATCACGATATATGACTTTGGCTTCGTCGCTATGAAGATAAGCTAGTCCTTTTGCAGCTCCAAGTGCAGCCTTCATCCGGAGGTTCCAGGAGAGTGGTTGGAAATACGAGCCCCCTGCGTACATGGCCATCAAACATTACATACATAGAACATTGCACGAATGATCAACGTGATAGAGATTGGACGTGTTCTTTTGTCCATAGTTAATCCAACTGAAGTAGACACGGGTGGAAAACATACTTCTGAAAAGATGATTCTCTAGA comes from the Musa acuminata AAA Group cultivar baxijiao chromosome BXJ2-8, Cavendish_Baxijiao_AAA, whole genome shotgun sequence genome and includes:
- the LOC103995532 gene encoding receptor-like cytoplasmic kinase 176, which translates into the protein MGSCWSSRVKAESPFNSASASEVNCRSVSRDRNGSSGSSSRSSASVPLTPRTEVDILQSSNLKSFSFSELRAATRNFRPDSVVGEGGFGSVFKGWIDERTLTASKPGSGIVVAVKRLNQEGLQGHKEWLAEINYLGQLRHPNLVKLIGYCLEDDHRLLVYEFMPRGSLENHLFRRGSYFQPLSWNLRMKAALGAAKGLAYLHSDEAKVIYRDFKASNILLDTNYNAKLSDFGLAKDGPTGDKSHVSTRVMGTYGYAAPEYLATGHLTAKSDVYSFGVVLLEMLSGRRAVDKNRPHGEHNLVEWARPYLTHKRKIFRIIDNRLEGQYSLDGAQKVASLAQNCLSMDAKFRPSMDQMVSTLQQLQDTKQTGTPLSAEEKVRARSVGSDDDTRVSLKDFRGDGSLKVTYPRPSASPLYL